One region of Triticum aestivum cultivar Chinese Spring chromosome 6B, IWGSC CS RefSeq v2.1, whole genome shotgun sequence genomic DNA includes:
- the LOC123134427 gene encoding protein FAR-RED IMPAIRED RESPONSE 1-like: protein MFEQFGHILYECGAYQVEELEKGKLYLAIHMEAARREKWCRVSYKVNVLEGDEEFYCECGQFAHMGLLCSHVLKVLDFICITKIPQKHIIKRWTKDARDVLPPHLTQYQRDNAHKNPFSFKHFNMYMHAMELVRMGDASVEAYEKFIVLIKNCMVEMQPFAEIRDGWVWRTG from the exons ATGTTTGAGCAGTTTGGGCATATTCTCTATGAGTGCGGCGCGTACCAAGTGGAGGAGCTCGAGAAAGGGAAATTGTATCTTGCAATTCATATGGAAGCCGCACGGAGAGAAAAATGGTGTAGGGTATCATATAAGGTGAATGTTCTTGAAGGAGATGAGGAATTTTACTGCGAGTGCGGGCAATTTGCACACATGGGGCTCCTTTGCAGCCATGTTCTGAAG GTGCTGGATTTCATCTGTATTACGAAAATACCACAGAAGCACATTATCAAACGGTGGACCAAGGACGCGCGTGACGTATTACCACCTCACCTTACTCAATATCAAAGAGATAATGCACATAAAAATCCATTCAGCTTCAAGCATTTTAATATGTATATGCATGCCATGGAGTTGGTGCGGATGGGTGATGCAAGTGTCGAAGCATATGAGAAATTCATTGTTCTCATTAAGAACTGCATGGTGGAAATGCAACCATTTGCAGAAATTAGGGATGGCTGGGTTTGGAGGACAGGGTAg